In a genomic window of Helianthus annuus cultivar XRQ/B chromosome 10, HanXRQr2.0-SUNRISE, whole genome shotgun sequence:
- the LOC110884969 gene encoding tRNA pseudouridine synthase A 1: MMATALPLVISHPDQQQLQTPPLYKWRLLLSYDGTRFSGWQYQPSTPTLQGTLEQALTRVTKLERKELCVIGASRTDTGVHALGQVAHFVTPFNYTELQGMHAALNGLLPPDIRVREISPALPEFHARFSVTGKIYRYMIYNDTVMDPFHRLYAFHNLSKLNISVMKEAAKYFVGRHDFSAFANTQRNDRVLSPVKNIFRMDITEKGPILHIEVEGSGFMYRQVRNMVALLLQIGKEAVPPEIVPKILATCDRKELAKVALVAPPHGLCLVEVKYKEEHLPHPEDGPATSFGRHHSISKCKLQYY, from the exons ATGATGGCAACTGCACTTCCCTTGGTGATTTCTCATCCTGACCAACAACAACTACAAACTCCCCCTCTTTACAAATGGCGATTGCTTTTATCTTACGACGGAACTCGATTTTCTG GTTGGCAGTATCAGCCGTCAACGCCAACGTTACAGGGCACCTTGGAGCAAGCCTTAACTCGAGTTACAAAACTAGAACGTAAGGAACTGTGTGTAATTGGTGCTAGTCGGACCGACACAGGAGTTCACGCGCTTGGTCAG GTGGCACACTTTGTTACACCTTTCAATTATACAGAACTGCAGGGTATGCACGCAGCGCTAAATGGTCTTCTTCCTCCCGACATTCGGGTTAGAGAAATCAGCCCTGCACTTCCTGAATTTCATGCTCGGTTTTCAGTCACCGGGAAGATTTATCGTTACATGATTTATAATGATACTGTGATGGACCCGTTCCATCGTCTATATGCATTTCATAATCTTTCCAAGCTCAACATTTCCGTCATGAAGGAAGCTGCCAAGTATTTTGTAGGGAGACATGATTTTTCTGCTTTTGCCAATACACAACGTAATGATCGGGTACTTAGCCCAGTGAAGAATATATTTCGAATGGATATAACTGAAAAG GGACCCATTTTGCATATTGAAGTTGAAGGATCTGGGTTTATGTATAGGCAAGTCCGAAACATG GTTGCTTTATTGCTACAAATCGGGAAGGAGGCAGTACCGCCAGAAATTGTTCCAAAAATTCTAGCAACATGTGATCGCAAGGAACTTGCAAAGGTTGCTCTTGTAGCTCCGCCTCATGGTCTTTGTCTTGTCGAGGTCAAGTATAAAGAGGAACATCTTCCGCATCCTGAGGATGGACCCGCAACTAGTTTTGGTAGGCATCATAGTATAAGCAAGTGTAAGCTGCAATATTACTGA